From the Agromyces laixinhei genome, the window CGGCACCGTCCACGCAGCGGACGGAGCGTCGACGCGAGACGCCGGCGCGGGCAGGAGTTGGCGGAGCGACCGCGTGCCACGGTACAGCCCGGCCGGTGTGCTCGCGGTGACGACGGCCCCCTGATCGGAGACGTCGAGGGTGTATGCCTCCTCGCTCGCCTCGTCGAGGGGGCGGAGGAGGAGGGAGATGCCGGCGGAACGGTCGACCGGAGAGACGGGTGCGGTCTCGAACACGGGAACCTCGCGGCCCGTTGCCGCGAGCAGTTCAGCGGCCAGGAGAGCTCCGATGCGCTTCGCAGTTCCCGGTGCGACAATGTGGGCGCCTTCGGAGAAGCGGAACGGCGCTGCGGCCGGGCGGAGTTCGATCCGGGCGGGGGCGGGAACGATACCGGTCATGGTTTCATCCGTTCTCTCGAGGCGGCGGTGGCGCGCGCTCACAGCCCACGCGAACCTCGCAGGGCGATGATGCTGGACCGCGAAGTGTTCGCGCTGTACATTCCAAGCAAAAAGTTTGGGATCGATACTTGAGTTTACGCACGATAGGGGTAATGTGAACGCAAACATTCATTCCACCAGTGTTGATGAGATGCGCAGGCGCGCATCGAGCCGACGACTGGGCCCGCCCGTGCACCAACGGGCGGCGATTCTCTCAAAGAGGAGCGACACATGACATCCAGGACTCGCTTCGCACGCGCCGCCGCTGCCGCGACGGTCACGGCGATCTCGGTCTTCGCGCTCGCGGCGTGCAGCGCCGACAGCGGTTCGGACAGCGCCGACGGCCCCGTCGAGATCACCTACCTGCACCGTCTGCCCGACGGCGAGGGGATGACCCCGGTCAGCGAGATCGTCGATCGCTGGAACGCGGACAACCCCGACATCCAGGTCACCGCGACGAAGTTCGACGGTGCGGCGACGGACATGATCCTGAAGCTCGAGACCGACGTCAACGCGGGCAACGCCGCGTGCCTCGCGCAGGTCGGCTACTCCGAGGTGCCCCAGATGTACGTCAAGGGCCTGCTCGAAGACGTCGCCGACGAGGCTGCGGCGCACGAGGACGACTTCTCGGCCGGCGCATACGCGATGATGACCGTCGGCGACGCCGTCGTCGGCTTCCCGCAGGACACCGGCCCTCTCGTGTACTTCTACAACGCGACGGAGTTCGAGAACCTCGGCCTCACGGTGCCGACGACGCTCGAGGAGCTCACCGCAGACTCCGCTGCCGCAGCAGCGGCCGGCAAGTACGTCACCGCGTTCACGCCCGACGAGGCGCTCTCCTGGCTCTCCGCGCAGGCGGCTGCCGCCGGCGACACATGGTTCGGCACGAGCGGTGACAGCTGGACGGTCGACACCGAAGGCGCCGGCAGCCAGGCAGTCGCCGCCTTCTGGCAGAACCTGGTCGACAACAACCAGACCCTCATCACCGAGCGCTGGGGTGAGGCCTTCACCCGGGCGCTCAACGACGGCAGCCTGATCGGCCACGTCGGCGCAGCCTGGGAGGCCGGCTTCCTGCTCGACTCCCTCGACGGCACCCCGGCCGAGGGCCAGTGGCGCGTCGCCCAGCTGCCCGACTTCGGCGCAGGCGAGATGACCGGCCCCGACGGCGGCTCCGGCGTCGCCGTCATGAAGGGCTGCGAGCACCCGGCCGAGGCGATGGAGTTCAACGCCTGGTTCAACACGCAGGTCGATGACCTCGCATCGCAGGGCCTCGTCGTCGCCGCCAACGGCACGCCGACCACGAGCGAGAAGATGCTCCGTCAGTTCGGCGGTCAGGACGTGCTCGCCGAGCTCGCGAAGGCGTCTGCCAACCTGAACCCCGACTTCGTCTACGCACCGGGCTTCGCCTCGCTGACCAAGATGAACGAGACCGCTTCGGGTGTCGCCGACGGCAGCGCCACGGTCGCCGATGTCTTCACCACCGCGCAGACGACCGCGGTCGCCACGCTCGAAGACCTCGGGCTCCCCGTCTCCGAGTGAGACGATCCGACGTTTGATCGCCACGGCGGCGGATCCCATGACGATGTCGTGTGATCCGCCGCCGGTTCGAGGTTGAAAGGAGAGACCGACAACAATGACCGTTTCCACCCAGGCCCGCGCCGGATCCACTCAGGCCCCCGCCGGGAACATGAAAGAGGGGAGGACGAAGCGCGGCAGTGGCGCCCGCCACCAGGCACGCACGGGCTGGATGTTCATGGCGCCGTTCTCTCTGCTGTTCATCGTCGTCTTCCTCGTTCCGATCCTCGTCTCCATCAGGTCGTCGATGTTCGCCCAGGTGCCGTCGGGCGACGGCCTCTACGGCGGCGGCGAACTCGTCGACACCTTCGTCGGTTTCGACAACTTCGCGCTCGCGATCGGCAGTGCCACGTTCTGGGAGGGCATGGGACGCGTGATGGTGTACGCGCTCTTCCAGATCCCGGTGATGATCATCGCCGCACTCGGGCTCGCTCTCCTGCTCGACACCCTCATCGTGCGCCGACCCGGCTTCTTCCGTCTCGCGTTCTTCCTGCCGTTCGCGATCCCCGGCGTGATCGCCGCGATGATCTGGCTCTACCTCTACACCCCCGAGGTCTCGCCCTTCATGCAGTACCTGCCAGAGGGCACGGACTTCATGGCGCCCGGCACGATCCTCGCTTCCATGGCCAACATGACCACGTGGACCTACACGGGATACAACATGCTCATCTTCCTCGCGGCCCTGCAGACGATCCCGAGAGACCTGTATGAGGCCGCCCGACTCGACGGCGCGACGGGGTGGCAGATCGCGACGCGCATCAAGGTTCCGCTCCTGCGCGGCGCGGCGCTGCTCGCGGTGCTGTTGTCGATCATCGGCACCATCCAGCTGTTCAACGAGCCGGTCATCATGGAGAGTGCGAACCCCTGGATGGGCAAGGCCTACACGCCGATGATGCTCACGTACAACTCGATGATGGGCGCGGTCTCGCCGTCGGGCACCGGCATCGCCTCGGCGTACTCGTTGCTCATGGCGGTCGTCGCCGGAGTGCTGGCCATCGTCTACACGTTGCTGCAGCGGCGGAAGGGAGCCTCGGCATGACCACCGAAGCAATCATCGAATCCGCCAAGCCCCGCGTGCGCAAGGCCGCAGCAGACCGCCCGCCGAAGTCCGAACTGCCGAGCCCCCTGGCCCGCGTGCTCGGCATCGCCGTGCTCGCCGTGGCGACGATCTACTTCGTCGCCCCGGTGCTGTGGGTCATGATCGCGTCGACGAAGAGCAACAGCGACCTCACCTCGACGTTCGGGTTCTGGTTCGCCGAGTGGAACCTGCAGGCGAACTACGAGAGCCTCATGGTCTGGACGCAGGGCCTGTTCTGGCAATGGGTCGGCAACTCGATCTTCTACTCCGTCACCGCCGGCGTGATCGGCACGCTCTTCGCCGTGATGGCGGGG encodes:
- a CDS encoding ABC transporter substrate-binding protein, which codes for MTSRTRFARAAAAATVTAISVFALAACSADSGSDSADGPVEITYLHRLPDGEGMTPVSEIVDRWNADNPDIQVTATKFDGAATDMILKLETDVNAGNAACLAQVGYSEVPQMYVKGLLEDVADEAAAHEDDFSAGAYAMMTVGDAVVGFPQDTGPLVYFYNATEFENLGLTVPTTLEELTADSAAAAAAGKYVTAFTPDEALSWLSAQAAAAGDTWFGTSGDSWTVDTEGAGSQAVAAFWQNLVDNNQTLITERWGEAFTRALNDGSLIGHVGAAWEAGFLLDSLDGTPAEGQWRVAQLPDFGAGEMTGPDGGSGVAVMKGCEHPAEAMEFNAWFNTQVDDLASQGLVVAANGTPTTSEKMLRQFGGQDVLAELAKASANLNPDFVYAPGFASLTKMNETASGVADGSATVADVFTTAQTTAVATLEDLGLPVSE
- a CDS encoding carbohydrate ABC transporter permease encodes the protein MTVSTQARAGSTQAPAGNMKEGRTKRGSGARHQARTGWMFMAPFSLLFIVVFLVPILVSIRSSMFAQVPSGDGLYGGGELVDTFVGFDNFALAIGSATFWEGMGRVMVYALFQIPVMIIAALGLALLLDTLIVRRPGFFRLAFFLPFAIPGVIAAMIWLYLYTPEVSPFMQYLPEGTDFMAPGTILASMANMTTWTYTGYNMLIFLAALQTIPRDLYEAARLDGATGWQIATRIKVPLLRGAALLAVLLSIIGTIQLFNEPVIMESANPWMGKAYTPMMLTYNSMMGAVSPSGTGIASAYSLLMAVVAGVLAIVYTLLQRRKGASA